From the Chloroflexus aurantiacus J-10-fl genome, one window contains:
- a CDS encoding DUF6345 domain-containing protein: protein MRLRVRAQVWFTLFIMSALCLALWPATPAPAQTTTFLPVFRLTKLLVSNDTTQQLGGLLEGIGRTATAGQDEFRGKNRLFRLNEQNRTVLTQYEASGGFFAYDIDGLGRETPTGAVDEEEAKRLACLFLRNNDLVSHDGTLIGNSQSNYPVRLPTIPGTCSDPKDFGRTILIRAAQVPVSGAGLGQVTESVVGVVVEVPFGFVNGQQFIPIGGAGGHLSLLFTTTDTLLTQQGGGDSLDSSVPGLAAIAMPFHGRSLDFVAEVPVRSFDQVRNEVQQTVERSYPGATVNVPNPVLSYQVDDFAVEQSIIEPEAVFDNITVTLPGGEEIVLRSFSVPLAAGGSGGFAPTVNITSPTNGSTFQPGSAVTFNGTIADGTAPYTYQWFLGDETPLSNPATRNTPGTVTLTTTLPASLRETTPDAQTVILRVTDDNGVQRDASISLTPDFRFLYIPVIIRAGTSSSAIPQIELSQASYTFGIEGNWDYPPAGTGGSDLPGVIPDVNGLRFGMLSYGYTQRFFWSNSAAWERDWRDCSLGGIDCTFGVDRAAFVYYAGHGGPGGISMASNKDSTWFDGTNARYQSLRWVGFASCQTLRVQGYAAGSEPIRRWFNAFQGAHMLLGFNSNMADVAFGGQLMNNMRMPSFLGIDFPWAQLTIAQAWVKTAFDMNAGKPAYIYARSTTVNPINDKLPKPGGDFPSRPFPVTSYNWVWWEF, encoded by the coding sequence ATGAGACTCAGGGTGCGCGCACAGGTATGGTTCACGCTGTTCATAATGAGTGCGCTGTGTCTGGCACTCTGGCCAGCAACTCCGGCACCGGCTCAGACCACGACATTCCTACCAGTCTTTCGCTTAACAAAATTACTCGTGAGCAATGACACCACCCAACAGTTAGGTGGCTTACTCGAAGGGATTGGTCGTACCGCAACCGCGGGTCAGGATGAATTCCGTGGCAAGAACCGCCTCTTTCGTTTGAACGAACAAAACCGCACGGTGCTGACTCAATATGAGGCATCAGGCGGTTTTTTCGCGTATGACATTGATGGTTTGGGACGTGAAACGCCGACTGGTGCAGTAGATGAAGAGGAAGCCAAACGCCTGGCCTGTCTCTTTCTCAGGAATAACGATCTGGTCAGCCACGACGGCACACTGATTGGAAACAGCCAGAGTAACTATCCGGTACGTCTGCCCACAATACCAGGCACGTGTAGTGACCCGAAAGACTTTGGCCGCACTATCCTCATCCGGGCAGCGCAGGTACCGGTCAGCGGTGCCGGCCTGGGCCAGGTTACTGAGTCGGTGGTTGGTGTGGTGGTTGAAGTACCGTTTGGTTTTGTCAATGGTCAGCAGTTCATCCCTATCGGTGGCGCGGGCGGCCATCTATCGCTCCTGTTTACGACAACCGACACGCTGCTTACTCAACAGGGAGGTGGAGACTCACTGGATAGTTCAGTCCCCGGTTTAGCGGCGATTGCCATGCCCTTCCATGGCAGGAGTCTTGATTTTGTAGCAGAGGTACCGGTGCGGAGCTTCGACCAGGTGCGCAACGAGGTGCAGCAGACCGTCGAGCGATCATACCCCGGCGCAACGGTGAATGTGCCCAATCCGGTATTGAGTTATCAGGTTGACGATTTCGCCGTTGAGCAGTCTATTATCGAACCAGAGGCTGTATTTGACAATATCACGGTCACGCTACCGGGTGGCGAGGAGATTGTGCTCCGCTCGTTCTCAGTACCTCTGGCAGCAGGTGGATCGGGAGGGTTTGCACCGACGGTCAACATTACCTCACCCACCAATGGCAGCACATTTCAGCCGGGTAGTGCAGTAACCTTCAACGGCACCATCGCCGATGGCACCGCTCCGTATACCTATCAGTGGTTCCTCGGCGATGAGACACCGCTGAGCAATCCGGCCACCCGCAACACTCCCGGCACAGTAACGTTAACGACAACCCTACCGGCGAGTCTGCGCGAGACGACACCAGACGCTCAAACCGTCATCTTGCGGGTGACCGACGACAATGGCGTGCAACGTGACGCGAGCATTAGCCTGACTCCCGATTTTCGGTTTCTTTATATTCCGGTGATCATTCGCGCGGGTACCAGTTCCAGTGCGATACCGCAGATCGAACTCAGTCAAGCCAGCTACACCTTCGGGATCGAAGGCAACTGGGACTATCCACCAGCCGGGACGGGAGGATCGGATCTGCCCGGTGTGATACCCGATGTCAATGGGTTACGGTTCGGTATGCTGAGTTACGGCTATACCCAGCGCTTCTTCTGGTCAAATTCGGCAGCCTGGGAGCGCGACTGGCGTGATTGCAGTCTGGGTGGGATTGATTGTACATTCGGTGTTGATCGGGCGGCCTTCGTATACTACGCCGGCCACGGTGGACCAGGTGGCATCTCAATGGCGTCAAACAAGGATAGCACCTGGTTTGATGGCACGAACGCCCGTTATCAATCTCTGCGCTGGGTCGGCTTCGCCTCGTGTCAGACGCTGCGGGTACAGGGATATGCAGCCGGTAGTGAGCCTATCCGACGCTGGTTTAACGCCTTTCAGGGTGCCCATATGCTGCTCGGCTTCAACAGCAACATGGCCGACGTCGCATTCGGTGGTCAGTTGATGAACAACATGCGGATGCCATCCTTCCTGGGGATTGATTTTCCGTGGGCACAACTTACGATTGCACAGGCGTGGGTGAAGACCGCCTTTGATATGAATGCCGGCAAGCCAGCCTATATCTACGCCCGTAGCACAACGGTGAACCCAATTAACGACAAACTGCCCAAGCCGGGTGGGGACTTCCCATCACGACCGTTCCCGGTGACATCATACAATTGGGTGTGGTGGGAGTTTTAG
- the acnA gene encoding aconitate hydratase AcnA: MANSFGARSTLTVGDRTYEIYRLDALTAHGVNLARLPYSLRILLENLLRHEDGRTVTADDILALANWQPQAEPEREVAFMPARVILQDFTGVPCVVDLAAMRDAMAELGGDPRRINPLQPVELVIDHSVQVDAYGSEAALLINKDLEFQRNVERYAFLRWGQTAFDNFKVVPPGNGIVHQVNLEYLARVVFTSDENPRATGPVQAYPDTLVGTDSHTTMINGLGVLGWGVGGIEAEAAMLGQPLSMLIPQVVGFKLTGRLREGATATDLVLTVTQMLRKLGVVGKFVEFFGPGLAHLPLADRATIANMAPEYGATCGIFPVDEETLRYLRFSGRSEERVALVEAYFKAQGLFHDEHTPEAEYSTVLELDLSTVEPSVAGPKRPEGRVPLHEVNRTFHMAVPTIINPTQPDTALSAADFAATAVAVPGADYKLHHGSVVIAAITSCTNTSNPSVMVAAGLLAKKAVEAGLSVKPWVKTSLAPGSKVVTEYLTNAGLLPYLEALRFHVVGYGCTTCIGNSGPLAPEISQTIEQSGLVAVSVLSGNRNFEGRVQQDVKANYLMSPPLVVAYAIAGRIDIDLDKEPLGVGKDGKPVYLRDIWPSQAEVQQTIETAIQSEMYRRSYASVFVGDERWENIPVPAGDRFAWDPQSTYVRRPPYFDQMSPTPPARVAEIHGARVLAFLGDSITTDHISPAGSIKVNSPAGKYLIEHGVAPADFNSYGARRGNHEVMVRGTFANVRLRNKLAPGTEGGFTTYLPTGEVMTIYDAAMRYQADGTPLVVIAGKEYGNGSSRDWAAKGPYLQGVKAVIAESFERIHRSNLVGMGIVPLQFMPGENAASLGLTGHEVYDVIGLADAIASGFANGRILTVRATAGDGTVREFQVRVRIDTPQEVEYYRHGGILQYVLRQLLAEDQQG, translated from the coding sequence ATGGCCAACAGTTTTGGTGCTCGCTCGACTCTCACGGTCGGCGACCGAACCTACGAAATCTACCGACTTGACGCTCTGACTGCCCATGGTGTAAATCTTGCCCGCCTGCCCTATTCGCTCCGCATTCTGCTGGAAAATCTTCTCCGTCACGAGGACGGACGTACCGTTACCGCCGATGACATTCTGGCCCTCGCTAACTGGCAACCCCAGGCTGAGCCGGAACGCGAAGTAGCGTTTATGCCGGCCCGCGTTATTCTGCAAGACTTTACCGGTGTGCCGTGCGTTGTCGATCTGGCGGCAATGCGTGATGCGATGGCTGAATTGGGTGGTGATCCTCGTCGCATCAATCCGTTGCAGCCGGTTGAGCTGGTGATTGACCACTCGGTACAGGTCGATGCCTACGGCTCAGAAGCTGCTCTGTTGATCAACAAAGATCTGGAGTTCCAGCGGAATGTTGAGCGCTATGCCTTCCTGCGTTGGGGGCAGACGGCGTTTGATAACTTCAAGGTCGTGCCTCCCGGCAACGGCATTGTCCACCAGGTCAACCTGGAGTATCTGGCCCGTGTCGTCTTCACCAGCGACGAGAATCCACGCGCTACCGGGCCGGTACAGGCCTATCCCGATACACTGGTTGGTACCGACTCACACACCACGATGATCAATGGTCTTGGTGTGTTAGGCTGGGGTGTTGGCGGTATCGAAGCTGAGGCTGCGATGCTCGGTCAGCCACTCTCGATGCTGATCCCCCAGGTGGTTGGTTTTAAGCTGACCGGGCGTTTGCGTGAAGGGGCAACCGCGACTGACCTGGTGCTGACAGTAACCCAGATGCTGCGCAAGCTGGGTGTCGTGGGCAAGTTTGTCGAGTTCTTCGGTCCCGGGCTGGCCCATCTGCCGCTGGCCGACCGGGCCACGATTGCGAATATGGCACCTGAATACGGTGCGACCTGCGGTATCTTCCCGGTCGACGAGGAGACACTCCGCTATCTGCGCTTCTCGGGTCGCAGTGAAGAGCGGGTGGCGCTGGTCGAGGCCTATTTCAAAGCGCAAGGCCTCTTCCACGATGAGCACACTCCCGAAGCTGAATATTCGACGGTGCTCGAACTCGATCTGAGCACGGTTGAGCCGAGTGTTGCCGGTCCCAAGCGGCCAGAGGGGCGCGTGCCGCTGCACGAGGTCAATCGCACGTTCCACATGGCCGTGCCGACAATTATCAATCCAACCCAGCCCGATACCGCCCTCTCGGCAGCCGATTTTGCTGCCACAGCGGTAGCCGTGCCCGGTGCCGATTACAAGCTGCATCACGGTTCGGTAGTCATTGCTGCGATCACATCCTGTACCAATACTTCTAACCCATCGGTGATGGTGGCTGCCGGCCTGTTGGCCAAAAAGGCGGTTGAAGCCGGTTTGAGTGTGAAGCCGTGGGTGAAGACTTCACTGGCTCCAGGCTCGAAGGTTGTGACCGAATACCTGACCAACGCCGGTCTGCTGCCCTATCTCGAAGCGCTTCGCTTCCACGTCGTCGGTTACGGCTGCACAACCTGTATCGGGAATTCGGGACCGCTCGCCCCGGAAATCAGCCAGACCATCGAGCAGTCTGGTCTGGTCGCGGTCTCTGTGCTCTCCGGTAATCGCAACTTCGAGGGTCGTGTCCAGCAGGATGTGAAGGCCAACTATCTGATGTCGCCGCCACTTGTGGTCGCCTACGCCATCGCCGGTCGCATCGACATCGATCTCGACAAGGAGCCGCTTGGGGTTGGTAAGGATGGTAAGCCGGTCTACCTGCGCGACATCTGGCCTTCGCAGGCTGAAGTCCAGCAAACTATCGAGACGGCCATCCAGTCCGAGATGTATCGCCGTTCGTATGCCAGTGTCTTTGTGGGTGATGAGCGGTGGGAGAATATTCCGGTGCCGGCCGGTGATCGCTTCGCCTGGGATCCGCAGAGCACCTACGTGCGTCGACCACCCTACTTCGACCAGATGAGTCCAACGCCGCCGGCACGGGTGGCCGAGATCCATGGGGCACGTGTCCTGGCGTTCCTCGGCGACAGCATCACCACCGATCACATCAGCCCTGCCGGGAGCATCAAAGTCAACTCTCCCGCCGGCAAGTATCTGATCGAGCATGGTGTGGCACCGGCAGATTTCAACAGCTATGGTGCGCGCCGTGGTAACCACGAAGTGATGGTACGCGGTACCTTTGCCAATGTCCGTCTCCGCAACAAGCTGGCGCCGGGTACCGAAGGTGGCTTCACCACCTATCTCCCAACCGGCGAGGTGATGACGATCTACGATGCGGCGATGCGTTACCAGGCCGATGGCACGCCGCTGGTGGTGATTGCCGGCAAGGAATACGGCAATGGCTCATCGCGTGACTGGGCAGCCAAAGGGCCGTATCTGCAAGGCGTGAAGGCGGTTATCGCCGAGAGCTTCGAGCGTATCCATCGCTCAAATCTGGTCGGGATGGGTATTGTGCCGTTGCAGTTTATGCCCGGCGAAAACGCGGCCAGCCTTGGCCTGACCGGTCACGAAGTCTATGATGTTATCGGTCTGGCCGATGCTATTGCCAGCGGCTTCGCCAACGGGCGCATCCTGACGGTGCGGGCAACTGCCGGTGATGGCACGGTGCGCGAATTCCAGGTTCGTGTCCGCATCGACACACCGCAGGAAGTCGAATACTACCGCCACGGTGGTATTTTGCAGTACGTGCTGCGCCAGTTGCTGGCTGAAGATCAGCAGGGATAA